The following nucleotide sequence is from Cucumis melo cultivar AY chromosome 1, USDA_Cmelo_AY_1.0, whole genome shotgun sequence.
GTTGAATGCTACAAAGCACGACTCATTGCCAAAGGGTACACACAACAAGATGGCCTTGATTATTTTGAAACCTTCTCACCAGTAGCCAAAATGGTTACTATCAAAATCCTATTAACTATAGCAGTCTCAAATAACTAGCCTGTAAGACAACTAGATGTGAATAATGCCTTTCTACATGGAAACTTGTTTGAAGAAGTGTACATGAATTTGCCTATTGCATACAAACCAAACCTCACCATTCAAGGGGAGAAAATGGTATTCAAATTATATAAGTCCATATATGGCTTAAAACATGCTTCTCGCCAATggtttgcaaaaaaaaaaaaaaaaattcacaattcATCATTTCATTAAGCTTCCACCAATCTAAGGTAGACTactaattatttataaaaagttAAAGTGACAACTTTCTAGCATTACTTGTTTATATTGATGATATAATAATCACAAGAGCAAATACTCTTCTCATCCAAAACCTACAAAAAACATGCTCAATGACAAGTTCCTACTCAAGGATTTGAGAtctctcaaattctttcttGGACTTGAACTAGCATGATCCTCATCTGGTCTTTTTTTTGTCACAAAGATACTATGGATCACGCCTACTAGAGGATATACTAGATTACTTGGATCCCGCAATCAAACTGACAAATTCAAAAGAAAACCCTCTTCAAGACTCAACTGCATATAGAAGACTAGTTGGGAAGTTACTATACCTAACAATCTCAAGACCAGACATCATAGTTGCAGTCCACAACTTAGCCAATTCATGGCTCAACCGATAAAACACACATGAGTGCAGTAAACCATTTTTTGAGGTACATCAAAGGATTTCCTAGTAAAGAAATTTTATTGTCCAAAACAGACGACCTGTTAATCAAGGCATTTGCAGATGCAAATTAGGGATCATGCCCACTGTTGACGCTCAGTTACCGATTCTGTGTACTTCTTAGCAAACCATTAATCTCATGGAAATCAAAGAAACAGTAAACTTTTTCACGTTCATCGGCTGAAGCAGAATATCGAGCACTAGCCGTGGTTTCTTGTGAAGTTATATAGCTTAAAAGCCTTCTTCAAGAACTTCAAGTTCCAACATTGAAACTAGCTACCAAATTTTGTGACAACCAAGTTGCCATTTACATAGACAACAATCTCATGTTCCATGAGAGAACCAAACGCATTGAACTTGACTGTCATTTTGTCTGAGACAAAGTTGTAGATGGATCTATTAAACTATTGCCCATTCGCTCGTCAAATTAACTTGCTGATGCACTCACCAAGCCTCTTAATGCTACTACTCTATCTCTTCATTTGTGCAAGATGGGAGTTAGAAACATTTTTCCCCATCTTAAGAGGGAGTATTAAAAGTAAAACAACATTGTTACTGTTAGTTGAGATCTGTTGTTAATATGTTTCAAATCAATTTCTATTACTGTTACAACCACCAATGTACATAGTGTTATAAATACTACTCTTgaacaataaataaaatgagTGGAAGTATTCTTCCCAGCTTTGTTCAATAAAATCGAATAAATAATTGTCTTAAGATTGTTATCAATATCACAACCATATCAAAGCAGAAAAACACATACAACACATATATTAAAGATCTGAGCCCAACGAATTCACATTATCTCCTTAAAAAAATTTTACTCACCCTAGTGCCCATGTTTCAAGAGTAATTGTCTCCCAGAGTAGAACAAATTACATTTCTTCTAGAAGTAGCACCACGTCCAAAAGATCAATGATAAAACTTTGTGGATGTACCGAACTTTCTTCAACGATTTTGAAAATGGAGAGAAATACTTTTTGAAGGAagtaaaaattataaaacaCCAAAAAACAAATCTTTATCTTCTAATTTTGAGAAAGAGTACCTAAGTTAAAGACTTATTTATGGCCATTCAAATAGTCATGCATTTTCTCTAAATTAGTTATTATTATGAAGTGAAGTAACCATTTATGAGGGATACCATTTATTCCAACAAGGGCGGCAGAAAAGCCTTCCAGTTGGCAtgcataaaaataatattaccatagcaaaaaatttgtatacattaaATAATCTATTGAAtgttaatttatatatatatatataaaaacaactTTCTTGAAGCCTTGTCAATTGTATTCACACGACCAACACTACAAGAATTGGGGAGACTCCCGACACACATAAACATTGGTGGAAGTACTAAAAACATCGGGATATACGATTTCTCGACGCAGAAGGCGACGTTGGGAACGTCATTGGAAGAAATGCGTCGGGAGAAGAATTCCCGATGCGTCATGAACAAGGCGTCGAGAATAATCTTCTCTTGACGTATACTTTTTCGATGCCACCGATGTGTCGACAATACGTAATTCCCGATGTCCTTATTGTCGACGTCACCTGTGCGTCGAAAATACCTACTCCTGACATCATGATATTCGACGTCACTAGTGCATCGAAAAAAAATACTATCCTCGACGTGTTGTGTGCAACGTATTCTCGACGTTTGTtgcgtcgggaattccttttatatgtatttttttaaatatgtaatttttattttttccctaaaataaAGTATAATGAATCAAGTCTTTATTTTGTGAAATATTCACATttgttttggattaaattaaaggaaattcaaaataaattagtaaattacgaaatattgataatttagataatacaaagaagttcaaaaaatataatagcgttcataatacaaaaaatataatgttCATAATAGAAAAAAGTGCAAAGAAAGTCGTACGTCTTCTAACGAGCCTTGTACGCTATTATACACCGTgagtcctacaatgatacaaaagtggttaaatttagtacatatatatccATATCATCACTGtcattttaaaaaacttaagaataatggaaacataccgcaaagctagggatcatgtggtggtccttgttgTGCCCAAGTCATGTCTTGTATCAGCATCCCTACCAGGAGATCTAGGACCGGGTATGAGTagtgacatgaagaaatttgtctctttcatgcatttttatgatGGAAAATTGTAAGAAAGTAACACAACAAGCTACATACTGTAtgaggtactcatttgaccaaatgggttaaacccatcAGCCAAGCCCAAATGCACGTTtcgtggatcagaagcaaaatcagaaaattaagaatcaaagtgcttccatatCCCTCaacatcagctggatgtctcaacacatcatctaTTTTAACATGTTTATccctatgtcatctcatgtcagcaAACCCTTCCTACGATAGAAACAAGCGTTGTAATCtcggtaccaaaggaaagtaACGCAATACCTTATCGGAATTTTTATCCCtttattatgattaaccttgtatcGAGCCTTGCCATATGTAAGACAATGTTAtaaatcagcaaactcttttcaatacaatatacagtcatacttgcacgcgtgaatagtttcgtatcccaagcccaagtcacgaagtttttgttttgcttcataaaatgaattagggataatactactacacattggaaacgttgttcttaagagttctaacaacatgtcgaacgacttgttactccaaccatttagaaccttcgcatgcatcaacttaaccaaaaaattcaacgacgaaaattcagaacaattgaggtacaactcattacgtgcttcattcaataagccTAAAATATGTTTGTTCTACCTTCATTTAAATTTACCCCAATATTTCTcgacatttcatcttccaaacgacgttcctctatttcctcttccTGTTAAAtcggggcttgtaaatcattcagcatactaaacatatcatcttcttcattaaactgcctgctactagttccttcctaaGAGTTTTTTGTACCTCTAAAACTCAATGACTCTTCATGATACactcattctgtgtagtagggagatattccaatagttagtagatatcgttccacaccctctagtgagttccaatttaaattcatacatctcttgcatggacaccttaattGTCCATAGGCATCAATGTGAAACTttgcaaattctaaaaattgggtcactccttctctatactcaagtgaaaacttattcttaagtttcatccaacccttgtccatcgtttaagtccctaaaacataaatatgtttgattagaaacatatctctctcctctcacatcctaaacttactcccctgaatatacgatctctcaaaattttcactaaaactaacttcaaactataggggctaccataactacaagataaccaacacaacctaattattaacaacaaaatacttcaatcttcacatcctacccaccccttccaacaacactaccttacaagctatcctactaccacccctttcAAACCCTCACAAATACAAACAAATAATTCAACACAAGAAAGGctatcataactgcaggatagtcatcccCAATCAACAAGGcaaagttattcaacacaaacaggctaccataactgcagaataaccaaaacaaatcttaacacatattacacaatttttaacacaaaaaaatttcattgcccccctcaaattttcaattcaaacccccaatccccttcaaaatttcaattcaacctccgcttcaaaatttcaattcaacctcCCCTCGAAAATTTTAATTCAACCCTCTCccatttcaatttttcaattcaTCCCTCCACcccattcaaaatttcaatcaaCCCCCCCACCCCCACTTCAAATTCTAAATTCAACCttaaaccccccccccccccccctttcaaaatttaaattcaacccccctccccacttcaaattttcaattcaaccataaacctttcaaaatttaaattcaaccccctccccccacttcaaattttcaattcattcTCCAcccacttcaaaatttaaattcaaccaacCCCTACTTCAAACTTTCCATTCAACCCCAccttaaaatttcaattcaactacccacttcaaatttcaatttaacacacattcaaaatttacatttcacaaacaaaaatctattcctaaacaaaatcctaaaacatttttttaaaaaaaaaccctaaactatctAAATAAACCTAAAAATTAAGGATTTTAAAACTTAACTCAATGTGCGGCAGCGGCAAACGACGGGAGAGGGACGACGGCGAGGGCAACGATGACGAGGAAACGGGAGGAATTTGATGGCAAAgacttctcttcttcttcgatcgtcggctctttttttctttcgtttCGGTTCTGTGTTTTATAGAACTGAAACATCAAATTTATAGGGGAACTCCTGACGCAGCACGAAAATGTCGGAAGATCCTCTTTCTCCCGATACCATTCCCGACAAATAACTAATGGCGTCAAGAATTTTGCATTACTCTCGACGCCATTCCTGACGCACCATAATAGCGTCGGTAGAGCACCTTACTCTTGAAGCATTCCTCGACACCATGCAATATGCGTTGAGAGTATATGTCTGACAAAATTAATGTTATCTAATTTCTGATGGTTCGTTCTCGACGCATACATGTCGCGTCGGGATAACATATTATTCCCAATGTTGCTTCTGACATTTATGTCATAGCGTCGAGAATGGTGTTTATCCTGATGTGTGAAAGTGTGCTTCGGGATATTGTGTCATTCTCGATAAATTTTCTGTCGACGCATTTCTTTGCGTCGGGAGAatcccgatttcttgtagtgcaaaCAACACTAGTCTGATAAAGAATATGACATTCTTAGGAATCTTAACCTCTAAAGAACATTAAAGATAAACTCGATGACGGTAGAATGGTCAACTAAAATCTTAAAGAAAGACTCATAAGAAAAACCTCTCCAtcaaattagaattctaaacaTGAACATCCCTTCTCCCTAATCTAAAGTCAAAACTCTTGATCAAAGAAAGTGAAGAAGCCACCTCCATTGACTCTCTATTGGATAAAGCTCGTCAAAAGTCAAAGGAAAAAGAGGCAGAGTTCCAAGACCAAACCAAAACATCTGAAACAATGCAGTTTTTGGAAGAAGACAAATGGTATAGTCTAGGAAACGCAAAAGAGAGAGGTTTATCCCCCACCAATGAGCCCCAAAAGAAAGATTTCTTGCCTTTACCCATAAAAAATAACACAAAGTGGGAATAAGAGGGGAGAAGGAGAGATATATCTTTCGAAGGATTAGGGTGTGTACCTTTAATCCCACTTAGAAGGATGAGGATCATACTTATTTACAATGATACTCTGACACAAGGCTTCAGGTTCATGGGAAAAACACCATAGCCATTGGGCCACCAGAGCTTTAATTTGTTGTGTGACCTTAATTTCCCGATCTCTAACCTCCTTGATTCACAAGCTTTCCCACAATCTCCCAGTTAACCAGATGAGATCCTCTTCATTTCACCCCACCCCACCCAAGGAAATCCCTCATGAGCTTTTCCATACTCTTACAAACCAAAATTGGAGTACAAAAGAGTGAGAAGTAATAAACAGGGATATCACTCAAAACAGATCTGATGCATCACCCTCCCAAATTCAACTCGGTATTTGGTGGTCACTAATGCTTTTAACATCGTTGTTATTCATTgtatatgaaattaaaaaaaaacctttctAGCTTATTTTTGTTTGTTCATCGCATCACTATACTTTTTGAGATGTTTAGTTCACAATCCATCTACCCTTATATTCCAATTGAAGTTCGCATTTATTGAAACCGAAGAGGTTCTCCTTGAATCAACAATTTATTtggacttgagaggtgtagctACGTGTTTTGTTGTAATTCCGTCTCTAATCATGTTGTTCATAGTACTTTTTAGTGTCGAATGTTATCGAAATTTTACTTGGACAATATTTTATGAAATATAATTTTGCTGGCATTTGATTTAAGTGATAATTGTATGATACATTTGGTGCACTTTTTTCATAATAATACCTTTTGGATTTCATGCATACTACTAAACTAACAACTTCTATTCCCCCTTTATCTTTGTCACTTCTATCATACTACTCAGTAATTAACCAGATgtgaaacaaaagaaaatgtcCAAATTAAATGGTGCTTCTCAAAGCTTGTAGCAGCAGCGGTAAGGAACCATTAACTCACAGATAAGGCATTTTCAGAATGTTCAAATTAGTACAAATTGGATACAAGGACCGATGAGTGTGGACAAGTTTAAGTACGGATTTTCCTTTAGTAGATTACAATCTCTATCAAATAGGTGGGGAAGTAGTTGTCCAGATGAAACCAATAATGAAGATGACAAACATCACTTCAAAGTAGTAGATGATGGTTTCATGTCATGCATTAATAGAGCAAGAGACATTTGAAAGTATAGAGGAGGATCTCCGGGGAACGTGCCTTCTGACATCTTTGAGAAAACAAATTGTGGAGTGGGGACGAAAAATACTCAAGCATGGTAATAATTCTCATGGCTAAAGTTTAAACAAGTTAAGCAAGAAAGTACAATCATTGTTTATGAACATATTCAAATCTCATTTGCTCCAAATGAATGGATAAATAACTTCTAACTTCAGGGATTATAGCTTTGCTCCTTGTATTCCACCCTTCATAACGTATTTAGTTCTACCATTGATTGTCATTACTTTTGTTTTCGTCTTTCATAATTAGAAGTAAGCTAAGTTTTTCTTAAGAAATATGTTATATATGTTGCTTATTTCATCACATTCATTACAAGAGAGTATAAAAGTAGTCTATGGTAAGTAGTAAGTAGTAACATAATCTTATAGGGAGTTCACCCGGTTAGAATGTGAATTACATAAATGCGATTTTTATATGTTAGTAACAGTAAGATACGATGCTTATGGATTATAGTCAATTAGTTGGTAGGTCATTTAACCAAATTTGATAGGTCAAATATTTATTGATTCACTAATTCTATTTCAAACTTTGGTCTCTATTTTCGTAATCCGTTGTTTAGAATTCTCTATGATATGATAAAGGTATTgattaaaaatttgattttagtTATTGATTTTAGTAAATTGGTCTTAAATTGCAAATTGGCAATTGACCAAGTTATTAAACGATACTAAACAATATATTAATGTGCATCATGTCCGATGTTAATTGAGTTACGTTTGTGATTCTTTTTTCATTAGGCTCGCAATTGTTATCTGTTAGAACAATTGAGCGGTTGTTTTGAAGGTCGAAGGATAATTAATGGGAAATTTGTTGTGGAATTGATTGACTATTTTAAGTTGATAAAATTAGgctttattatttgttttttgatTTAATATAGTGAAAGTATCTATTATGAGGAGCAGTTTTGGTGTGTAATCTAAAGTTGGTTCCCCTTCCTTATCTACCATCACCATGTTTGTCGCTATTTCTTCTTTCTATATTTTGAACTTTGATTCACCAACTTGAGCTCATAACTTTGGAGTTCCAATCTCCGATCCACTCCACATCACTTAAAAAAGAATGCTGTAATTAAAGTCTTTAATTATCATAATTACGTGTAATCTTTTTTAGAAGAAATGTTTATAATGACAATTAATTATTTATGGTTTGGTCTATTTACCCCAACACCCTCACACGTATACATGCATTATAACTTGGCCAATGTTGAGATGGAGATCGGATTTTTAAtgttggaaaaatatttaatgCTCTTTTACCATTAAACCTTATAAGTTATTTGTTTGTCTTTTCAAAAACTACTACAGAATATGCACatatttaaaatctaaattttttgtATTTGTAACCACACTTTACCATCAATTTCAAACTTACTGTACACATATTTAATTatgttcattttaattttttaactttatttCATACTTGTTTAGTATGTTTGTTTGTTGAATTatgttcattttaattttttaactttatttCATGTATATGAAATGTAATACGTAAGTTATgattttaaaattcataaccaTTTTTACAAAGGGAATAATATTATTCATTTGCAATATCACACGGTgtagttttcatttttttttttctctttgttaGGGAATGTACTTTTTAGTTATCCTTTCCATTAAGAAAATgcaattatttcttttatatatatatatatatatatagtgtacTACTTAATGTATGGTATATCTAGTATACATACAAGATATTGAGTTTAGATTAAAAAAATCGAAATAGTTAgaaatataacaattagattcaaaatgttaacatatatatatcaacaattttctacaaaagaaatagttatGAGCAAAATGATGAATGATAGAAGTGTGTTaccaataaatatatatttgtaatatttaaaaaatatagttatatgtaaaattattaattataaaattactATTTAGTATGATTAAAAAAGTGGTGTGCataatgataaaaataattgaCTAGAAAAACGATAGTATCCATGATTAGGGCCAAATCATATTTAGACAACACACGCTTTTCTTGTACTCACTTATAGCAAAAATTTCCTTCTTTAATTCCAATACTCATTTTCTTCCCTTCTACTCCTCTAACTCTAGGGCTTCCCCACCCCCCCACTATATAACTTTCAACTAATTTGGCCACTACTCACTATCACCTCTAttctattctattctattttACTCTATATCTATTCACATCTTTATTATCTTCTAAATCTATTCATTATTGTTCTATAACTAATTAAATACATTTCCAATATCCCCAAAACCAAAAACTACCATCCTCAATTGCCCTTTCGAATTAAATGTCTcaattttattgaaaattttcaattaagtCCATTCAATAAACATCGTGAAAATTCGTTAACAAAAAAGTTTATGTCTCATTAAATTACAATACTTAAATGGATAGACATGgtatttgaaataaattaaatctGTTGATCCTTAGTTAATTTTTGGAATAAATAAAGTGAATTTGAATTACCTACTTTGAAAATGAAGGGGTACATTAAATTAAGAATTATTTCagcaaaaataataaatttatggactgttttaaagaaaatatagtaaatgaattaaaatgttcaaaatgtgtgatatagtttttttcttttatcttttgggtttttattacatttatacTGTAATTTCCGTATCTcactctttcttcttctttttttttttttttttttttttttttccttcttttttgatattttgttatgttCTTATAATTCCGTCTCCCCCACAACTCACCCTTTTTTGGTATCCGCTACGATCAGGCAATCGGCTAATCCTACAGGCTGCTACCATTATTCTCCATCGATTCCTTCTCCTAATTCGTCATTTTGTGTCGCCACGTTAATTAATTCATTTCCCTCTCTTCTTCAATCTTCATTTCCCATTTTACCATTTTACATTTCCTTCTCCGATCTGCTTTACCATCTAGATTTCAAGTTCTTCCACTTGGGTTgactctctttctctctcttaattACTCTACTCTTTCCTTCTTATTCAatgtcttcttttttttcttaccCAGCTATATCTCCATCGCCATAATCCTGTTCACTTTCTTCTTGCCGTTTTCCCATCTCCGTTCACCTCCATTTCAATCCCATTTTCCCTGAGTTCTTTCTCGCTTCTACATACAAAACCCCACCATTTTTCACCTACCCTTTTCCCCACCTCCTCATTCCCCCATTGCATTTTCTGTGTAGATTCTCTCTCCCTCTTGAATTGGCTTTTTGTCTGCTCTTTATCTTGCATTTTCGTCTCCCATTCCTTAAATTGTTACTGACCTTCTATGCCTGCTACCCCTTTTGTTATAATCTTCTTTCTACCTCGACAGAATCTGGTATTGGAGGCTCTTGTTTGTTTCAGGTCGATATCGGGCTATCTATGCTTATTGCGTTTCTGTTGGTTAAAATAGAAGCCCTTTCTCTGCTTCTGTGGGATCTTAAAGAGGAAGATCAAGGGGGTTAGGCTAGATCTGTTGAAAGGTGGACGAATGCTTTCTACTTTGAACCActtttctctattttctttaatttattcaCATTTCTCTTTTATGTCTTTTACTTGAATCATAAGTGATGCCTTCTACAAATTTTGTGCCTTTTTGTTCAATAGATTTACACACCTTTTGATTTCACTATTGGTGGTTCATTACTATGGGTTTTCTTCTATAATGGGGCATTGGATTTATTTTGCTTTCTTAGTCATCATGACTTGTACATAAGAGTATCAGATGGGGTTTGTTTGGAAAGAACAGAATCCAGTTGAATGCCCAATGAAGATGTAAAGTATCTTCCTTAACCGTcttattttccctttttctttgcTCTATTAACTGGATTTTTGCTACATATTTTAAGGACTTGTGAAGGAAATTGTAATCTTTCAtgtatttttcttgttttgtaatttttgttttcaatgaCTGTCTAACCGTGAAGAAATTTGAGTAATCTGTGTTACTGATACTAACTTCTCTCAGGAATCTCTTACCTACAATTTGAAACTGCATGATGCTTTTTATCTAATTATCAGGTTAAAATGTCTTGATTTATCTGCGGCTGGAACTTAGGGGCCGAGTCAATTCATAGTTTTGGCATCTTGAGGATCAGCCGTCAACCATGTCATCTGGAAGTAGTAGTACTTTGAATACAGAATTGTCAAAGAAAACACCCTTCCTTGGTTTGTCCCTATGGGTTTTGATCTGCTTATGTGTTGGTGCATTTATTGTTTTGATTCTTGGTATCTTATCTGTATGGGTGATGTTTCGAAGAAAAACAAGGAGATCCCCAGAAAACTTCTCTATTTCTCAAATACCAAATGTCTCAAAGGATATTAAGGTGGACAGAATTGCTACTCAATCCGCCCACCACAATCATCTCGAGAGCCTTTATatttctattaatgataaatcAAGTGAGAAGAATTCAGAGAAGATGATTGGTCATTTGGGTATGAGcaagtctagtgatcctgataACATAAGTCAATGCAGCTCCAATTATCATCATGAAAGGGTTTTCAGCTCACATTCAGGAGAAGAAGGAAGCTCTGGTACTGTTAGAAAACAGTCTTCAATGTCATATGGAGGGTATGGAGGTGTTGTGACTGCCTCTCCTCTCGTTGGCTTGCCTGAAATTTCACATCTTGGTTGGGGTCACTGGTTTACACTCAGGGATCTAGAATTTGCCACAAATCGTTTCGCTGCAGACAATGTGCTTGGTGAAGGGGGTTATGGGGTTGTTTATAAAGGCAGACTGATAAATGGAACTGAGGTTGCTGTGAAGAAACTTCTCAATAATCTGTAAGGAATTTAGGAGTTTGGAACATTAATTAAACTATGGTATAGATTGTTCTTTTCATGTTGAAGTTGCTTCTATATAGGGGACAAGCAGAGAAAGAATTTAGAGTTGAAGTGGAGGCCATTGGTCATGTAAGACACAAGAATCTCGTACGGCTCCTTGGCTATTGCATAGAAGGAGTTCATAGGTACTATTCTTTTCTTATTGTTTCCCAATTTCGCTCTTTCCTGTTATTCTAACCCTATTGGTGAACTGCCATTGTAGTATTTGCATATCACAACCACTTTCAGTATGTCTTCAGTGACCATTTTGAGTGTCTCTTCTTAGAGAATGTGgcttttctctttttacttgAGCAGGATGCTGGTCTATGAATATGTGAACAATGGGAACTTGGAGCAATGGTTACATGGGGCTATGCGGCAACATGGCACCCTGACTTGGGAGGCCCGAATGAAGGTGCTTCTTGGCACTGCCAAGGCGTAAGTATCGATAGTTTAGACGTTTTTATGCACTTAGCTCTCTTATTGTATATGCCTACGGTTTCTGATGACCTCGCGTCACCCGATTGTATTATCATGTTATGCTTCAGTTCTCTTAATTCCCGTTCATTCTTCCAGTGATTTTTTGTTCGTAACAAAGGGCAAACTTTGCTCCATTCCATTATAGTTTTGGTTAGAAAGTCACTTCCCCTCTTTCCCTACACTTTTCCGCATGTTTCATCGTATGGAAAATTCATCATTCTAAATGACTGCCACTCTGGGGAATTTCTTAGATGGTGCCCACTGTTACCTGTAGTAAACTTCCAAACTTGTGAATGTTACCCAACTTCTTTACCCTAAGTGAAGGCATGTATTTTTTACTGGTTTGAGGAACTAATTTCACATAATGAATACAGGCTAGCATATTTGCATGAAGCAATTGAACCAAAGGTTGTTCACAGAGACATAAAATCGAGCAATATCTTAATCGATGATGAATTTAATGCAAAGGTTTCAGATTTTGGATTGGCCAAACTTTTGGATGCAGGAGAGAGTCACATCACGACTAGAGTGATGGGAACATTTGGGTATATGCTCAATTTTCATTCTATTCTATAACTGTTGTGATAACGGATTTGAAGGTAGGAGCTAATGGCATTTTCATTTATCCCAGGTATGTGGCGCCAGAATATGCTAACACCGGCTTGTTAAATGAGAAGAGCGACATTTATAGCTTTGGTGTTCTCCTTCTAGAAGCAATCACAGGAAGGGACCCGGTGGACTATGGCCGTCCTGCTAATGAGGTACTTCTGAATCTTAAAGATAGTGGTGGTTAATTTCCTTTCAGGCATCTTCCAGGATGCACTATTCCATGTATGCTGCACGTGCCACGTATAGTTTCCACATCTTGGTTGACATTTATTTATGCACTTCCCTGCTACTAATGGTGTACTTTAT
It contains:
- the LOC103489655 gene encoding probable receptor-like protein kinase At2g42960, with the translated sequence MSSGSSSTLNTELSKKTPFLGLSLWVLICLCVGAFIVLILGILSVWVMFRRKTRRSPENFSISQIPNVSKDIKVDRIATQSAHHNHLESLYISINDKSSEKNSEKMIGHLGMSKSSDPDNISQCSSNYHHERVFSSHSGEEGSSGTVRKQSSMSYGGYGGVVTASPLVGLPEISHLGWGHWFTLRDLEFATNRFAADNVLGEGGYGVVYKGRLINGTEVAVKKLLNNLGQAEKEFRVEVEAIGHVRHKNLVRLLGYCIEGVHRMLVYEYVNNGNLEQWLHGAMRQHGTLTWEARMKVLLGTAKALAYLHEAIEPKVVHRDIKSSNILIDDEFNAKVSDFGLAKLLDAGESHITTRVMGTFGYVAPEYANTGLLNEKSDIYSFGVLLLEAITGRDPVDYGRPANEVNLVEWLKVMVGTRRAEEVIDPSLETKPSTRALKRALLIALRCVDPEADKRPKMTQVVRMLEADDYPSREDRRSQKSSTANSEIESSQGEIGSKPGESQSRPVNA